From the genome of Seriola aureovittata isolate HTS-2021-v1 ecotype China chromosome 6, ASM2101889v1, whole genome shotgun sequence, one region includes:
- the hapln4 gene encoding hyaluronan and proteoglycan link protein 4, with translation MFSKWSDPMTFGKTSFVVFILTSALSVTSLPADIEKGRRKVVHVLEDDTGAVIVQTAPGKVMTHRGGSITLPCRFHHEPEDTDPARIRIKWTKVTDALQFEDVFVALGRQQRVFGGYRGRVFLEQAGPGDASVIIQNVTLEDYGRYECEVTDDMEDDTGFVNLDLEGVVFPYYPREGRYKLNYHQAEDACKQQDAILASHSQLHKAWLEGLDWCNAGWLEDGSVQYPISHPRDQCGRKDTPAGVRNYGYRHKEDERYDAFCFTSKLNGKVYFLKRFKKVNYGEAMKACIRDDSVVAKVGQLYAAWKFQLLDRCEAGWLEDGSIRYPIVNPRSRCGGSQPGVRHLGFPDKKFRLYGVYCFRKTKDERAGAETTKSPKDSLTRRKSSNSIPMNVTRVI, from the exons ATG TTCTCAAAATGGTCTGACCCTATGACCTTTGGGAAAACGTCCTTTGTGGTTTTCATCCTGACCTCTGCCCTATCAGTGACTTCCCTCCCCGCTGACATagaaaaaggaaggagaaaagtGGTGCATGTTCTTG AGGACGACACCGGAGCGGTCATTGTGCAGACAGCTCCTGGTAAAGTGATGACACATCGTGGTGGCTCCATCACTCTGCCCTGCAGATTCCATCACGAGCCAGAAGACACGGACCCTGCCCGCATCCGGATTAAATGGACCAAAGTGACAGATGCACTGCAGTTTGAGGATGTCTTTGTGGCGCTTGGAAG GCAGCAGCGTGTATTTGGAGGGTACAGAGGCCGTGTGTTTTTGGAGCAGGCGGGCCCTGGTGACGCCTCAGTGATCATTCAAAATGTCACACTGGAGGACTATGGACGCTATGAGTGTGAAGTCACCGATGACATGGAAGATGATACTGGATTTGTCAACCTTGACTTAGAAG GTGTGGTGTTTCCCTACTACCCCCGTGAGGGGCGCTATAAGCTCAACTACCACCAGGCTGAGGATGCCTGCAAACAGCAGGACGCCATCCTGGCCTCCCACTCTCAACTGCATAAG GCCTGGCTGGAAGGACTAGACTGGTGTAATGCTGGATGGCTGGAGGACGGCTCAGTCCAGTACCCTATCTCTCATCCCAGAGACCAGTGTGGCCGCAAGGACACCCCCGCTGGTGTTCGTAACTATGGCTACAGGCATAAGGAAGATGAGCGTTATGACgctttctgtttcacttccaAGCTCAATG GCAAAGTGTACTTCCTCAAACGTTTTAAGAAGGTGAACTATGGGGAGGCAATGAAGGCTTGCATTCGAGATGATTCTGTGGTGGCCAAAGTGGGTCAGCTCTATGCAGCATGGAAGTTCCAGCTTCTGGACCGCTGTGAAGCCGGTTGGCTGGAGGACGGCAGCATCCGTTACCCCATAGTCAACCCACGTTCTCGCTGTGGAGGATCCCAGCCAGGCGTCCGACACTTGGGCTTTCCTGATAAAAAATTCCGCCTCTATGGGGTCTACTGTTTCCGCAAGACCAAGGATGAAAGAGCAGGTGCTGAAACGACAAAAAGCCCTAAAGATAGTTTGACaaggaggaagagcagcaaCAGCATCCCCATGAATGTTACAAGGGTGATTTAA